CTGCGTAAGTCACGTGCAGGGCCCACGTTCTGGTAAGTGTGCCCAGAGGCCACCTACCAGACAGAGTctcattcaaaatctggctgaaGGAAGAGGTGGCAGTGCTGTGTAAGTACTTGTACACCATGGaacagtcagagagagagagagactctctctctatagcctggtggctaGGGCACCCACTTGTGAGGTAGGAGGCCCTGAGTCCAGTCCCCCCACGCTTGACTCTTTCTTTATTGATCCTCAGCAGGACAggttgagggagccccacatcagaatacccCATAATTCAGTGGTTATcacactcacctaggatgtgggagacccaggttcagttcttCTCTTGGCTTGAGGGGAGaaaagggggagaagagagacccctgttcaaatcctaaGTGTAGGAGGGAAGAATCTagttctcccacatcccaagtgagtgctctGAACCGTGGGCTGAAAAGcctggctcttcctcctcctgtgtcctccccctcccctgttttGTATGGGCAAGGCAGGCATctaactcattcccacaagaaactatttaggcacctaagccacctGACACCAGGCGGAGGGTTTTGTTCGTGAATCACTAAACAGAGAGCGGCGCCTCCCTGCAACCTGGGCATAGGCACTAATCTCCGTTGGAGGAGTGGAGGTTGGCATACCCTTTTTGTCAGCATCGGCTAGCCTTTgttagcttaggcagctccctgcctagcttGCTGCCTTTTTGTGGCTTGCAGTCTAAGatgcccctctctccccattcGTTGTACAGggaacctaggtgcctaactcaggctttgtggatcgcaGTGAGATGCCGTGAAAATCACAGATGTGCAAAAGGCGCCATGCCTCTGTTACAAAGTCTGAGTTCTTCTGTGCATCCAGGTGTTAATaagtttttaattttgaaaaggaAGATGGATCCGAAGAGGACTTTTGTCAAGAGGAatggttttgtgtgtttttgaCACCTAGTGTTTTTCAGCtgcagatttcaaagcacttcgcATAGGTGGATCAGTATGGTTTTCCCACAGTAGAGAAGGGGAAGCTGAGACACAGACAGAGGAAATAACTTGCCAATGGTCACATAGCAAACTAGCTGGCTAGCTGGATTTAGAAGCCAAATCTCTTGACTTCCAGCCTCATACCATGTCTGCTGAACCATGCTGCTTCTCCAGGTTCACTGCCTGTCTAGAATTAGGGCCAATTGGTGACCCTGTGTCACAACTCAGGGCAACTTCACTTGTATCTCCCCTCAGTGCTCCCTCAGgagcacccactctaggctccctgATCCTCAGCTGTCACTTCTCTTGGTGGAGACACGTATCTCgttccctcctgaccagggtttttccaggctgcagagtTCTCTGCCCACACTGTGATATTTCTAGCAaaccagactgcctaaacaggccagcatctggCTTTCTCTCCACAGGCTATGAACAACtgcaattgccagcagttacaggTTACCACCGGCTCTTTCTGGTAGGAGTCTGTCCTTCAAACTGCacatggggagggtgggggttgtGGTTACGAGTTCATAACAACCTTTAGCTCAGAATAGTTAAGTCTcccctttatacagcttgggcctttgatctttaGACTCTGAATACAGGTGATCAGCAGAAAATGGTCCTCTCCtcagggtgtagcttcaaaaggctggattTTGGGCATAACTGGAGGTGAGGAATTTGCTTTCACCTCCCCCTGGAGGCCCAAGCAAACCACTTGATACTGTTTGTCCcaaaagttcattcttgtctggcacgTTATTAAATACAGTCCAGTTGAAGgtcataacacttcccagggttcATATCACATCTCCCCCCTAGAGAGAGATCACACAGtcccagcccacaataatacataaccttTATATTTAATTCCCTGGATCCCAAAGATACTTGAACTTCATTCAGTAAGGTTTTTCAGGGATATTGcaagaaattgccatatctgttacatcttgtgtcataaatataaaggaaagggtaatcacctttaaaatctctcctggccagaggaaaaatcctttcacctgtaaagggttaagaagctaaaggtaacctcgctggcacctgaccaaaatgaccaatgaggagacaagatactttcaaaagctgggaggagggagaaaaacaaagggtctgtgtctgtatgtgtgatgcttttgccggggacagaacaggaatggagtcttagaacttagtaactaatctagctagatacgcgttagattatgatttctttaaatggctgagaaaattaagctgagctgaatagaatgaatattcctgtctgtgtgtcttttttgtaacttaaggttttgcctagagggattctctgtgttttgaatctaattaccctgtaaggtatttaccatcctgattttacagaggtgattgtttttactgtttcgtctattaaaatgtttcttttcaagaactgaatgcttttttcattgttctaagatccaagggtttgggtctgtggtcacctatgcaaattggtgaggatttttaccaaaccttccccaggaggtggggtgcaagggttgggaggatttttgggggaaagacgtttccaaacgatgctttcctaataaaaataaacccaaataaatgtttggtggtggcagtggaagtccaagggcaaagggtaaaatagtttgtaccttggggaagttttaacctaagctggtaaaagtaagcttaggaggttttcatgcaggtccccacatctgtaccctagtgttcagagtggggaaggaaccttgacatcttgCTTTATGGAACATCTCACATTTTAGCCATTATGTTTTTGAGAAACATGAAGAGCAACGTGTCCAGAGACACCACGGCAGTGTGACCTGTACCGCATCTTAGAAACACTAACAGTGGAGCTCATGGGTTCCAGACTTTACGTCTGCCTTGAATAACTAGTAAAaccctctttttttcttcttcttcttcttaaggTGAAGCTTCAGGTGGaagaaaaagaagggaagaaatttGAGGTCTTCACTGCTGTGGAGTTTAAAACTCAGCTGGTTGCTGGAATAAACTACTTCATCAAGGTACAgggcagaggggaatgggctCTCAATTTGAATTTTATATGTGTAGTATCTTATACTTCATTCTTGTTCAATTAGTTAAATACAAAGAGGTTCCTGTGATTTGGCCCTTAGAATGGGTGCCACAGAGGGACTGGCCCCTTGAAGAGGGAATGGGCATCTATTGCTCATCAGCTCACCCCCGATTTGGGCTTAAAAGAGGGCACTtgggccctgggtgggggggtgagattGGCAGGTGAGAACTGTTTGAGAccatggggaggagagagggagagagaggcgcACGCACGCAGAGAGAAACAGGAAGCAGCAAGGAAGAGCTGGCAGGAGTTGCTTGGCAGAGAGCTGAGTTTAGAAGGAGAACACTAACTATGAACTGCTGGTGAGGAGCTTGGAGGAAGGCTGTTAGTGAGAGGAGACCAAAGCTAGCGACCCATGAAAAGCAGAAGCCTCAGGCAGTGTCCcctaggaaaaggggaagatctAGCCCAGTCAGGGGAAGCTAAGCCCAGAAGTTGAGGGTTTTTGCAGGAGGGTGGATTCCCCTGAGTGGAAAGGGGTAGGTGTGACGGGCAGGTTGGCCTGGAGGAATGGAATGCTGGAAGAGAGGGAGCCCTCAGGGTGAAGACCTGAGCAAAAGGCTGTGGGAGGACTGGTCACTCTCAGGCAAAGAGGCCTGGAAAGGGGGACCCTGTGTCAGGGAAAAAAGGAACTGGGAACAAAGTGTTCCCAGGTGGTGACTTGCTGGTAGTGTCCTTGGAGAGGGAGATGGAAAAACCCACTGTATGTTTGTTTAATATGGACCCAAACGAGCCACTCTTCCCTGTAGTGACCCCATGCAACAACCATGTGATTGTGATGAAGGTGTTTTAGTGTTTGTGGTCCCAGATTAGATTAGAGCACCTCACTGCATTAATAAATAACACCACAGCTGCCAGGTAAACAAATCTGATTATCCttgtttcacagatgggaaacaacctttctgtgcctgagtgacttgccccaagGCCACACAATGAATGTGTGAAAAAGCCTTTCCTTggccccctcttcccttcccccaacccaaaacacacacacgctAAAATGTCCTGTCCCTGGAAGGCTTTTATTCCATGGAACTTACTGTCCCTTTCTTCTTACCTTTCAGGTCCATGTTGGCAATGAGGAGTTCTTGCACTTGCGAGTGTTCAAAAGCCTTCCTCATGAGAACAAACCTCTGAGCCTCTCCAGTTATCAGAGCAGCAAGACTAAGCATGATGAGCTGACTTACTTTTAGAGGCTCTTCCAAAGAGCCcctctcaaatttttttttataggCTACAAAGTGATGTTTCCGATACAAATGAATAGAATgaaagtgcatttaaaaaatcttgtctGAAAAATCAGTTCCTTTTCTAGAGTTCCCTCCCTCCTCAGTATCCAAAAGAAGGGAAATGGTTCTCctcacttacactagtgtaaaacaggcatagttccattgaagtcaatggttttATGCCAGCGTAAATTCCATGTAAGTGACTAGAGAATCATGCCCATAGAATCTGTTGTGAGCTAGAAGAAAAGGGAGTGTAACCAGTACAACTGTGACATAAAGCAGTATAAGAATTAGAATTTCTTCTAGACCTGTTACAGAATGGCAGTGTTGTTCAATAAATTGTAAAGAACAAACCCATGTTATTGTTAGGGAACTAAAGATGGAGGTTTACAACGTTGGAGCAAACttgaaaaagtgaaaagaaatagGATCATACTCATTTGAAATAGAAGCACTTCCTAGGCGATCAAATCCACCCCCCTGCAAGGATATGATATAGTTCCTAATAGAGGACACGTCAGATATGACAGTGCTTCTTCACCAAAAGTCTTTGTAAGGCATTCAAACCACATAGGCACTTCTAAGCAGATATTTCTACAGAAGGTACAGGGTGCATTTAGCAGGAGTTTCGCTCTGTTCTCTTAGCTGTTGAAGATGTATGTGTTGATTtggattgttttatttgtaaGGGCCATCTTCCTCATAACCCCAAGAAAGGGCAATCTCCCTGACAGACCAGCTGCCATTGAAGTGCAgattaaaagtgctatataagagctaagtaccATTACTCATTAACTGGTTGAACAAAGGTTATGCTATATTTGTAGCaagctagctcaatcagagctcgCCCGGGTATGTTTCTTCATGTTGGGAATTGCACgtccagcttgaagtgtagacatcaATAGGAATAATCATAAGATTCCCCTGAGACACAGGTAAGGAGAAGCCGAACACCGAGGGAGGGGTGCAttcagagagaccagaaaggcAATAGAGGTGCAACATGACTGTACCTAAGTATGGAGTTAGGAGCCAAACTTTaggtagtcacttttgaaagattTGACCCCAAAGCAAATAGCAACTAtggtaaaagtaagttttgaAGGACATACAAgaggagatttttcaaagaaCAAATGGCAGTTAGGAATCTAACTTGCATTGAGACTTTCTCCCAGGAGTTTGAAAGATTTTCAGTATGGAAAAGGTGGTGTGCTTCTTCAGCTGCTATGAGTTGATGTGGCACAGAGTGAAATGGATTCAGTGGAAATGGAGCGAAAGGTGTTCTAAAATATCTGGATAGTCAGAAAATTCAGCTGACTATGAGAgaaagcaggaggctctgtgaaGCTCTCATCAGGAGCAGGGAAAGGTTGAGGTTTAATACTGTGGATTTAATGGGCTAGAAAACCCTGGGATATATAGGGTACAGCGCATTGTTGGAATACAAACTTCATTTCAGTATCCATCCAGCAGAAATGGTGCTGCCAAGATCCAGAGCATATTGGGGTGAGGAGAAGGAACTTACTGACTGAGAGGACACTTTTTAACCCTGATTACAAAAGAGAATTCAGAAATTTCTGAGATTTGTAATAATAGCACTTCATTTCCATACCTGTCTCTTCTAACACATCCATTTAAGTGGCCGCTGATAACTATTTCCTGGAATTTGGCAAAGAGCAGTGCCTAACATTTCCTAGAAACTTGACTTCTCATCTTGCCCACGGCCAGACTGGGATGCATATGCACTAACTATGTTTAGCAAGCCACATTCAAAAGCCAGCTTGGCTACTCTTAAGCTGATTCTATTTACTGTCAGCCTCTCTTTCCTTTATTTTACTCTCAAAGGCTATGCCTACTCCATGTCTTGAGTTGGAGCCCCCACAGTATTTTGTATTCTTTGCCAATTTCTTTGGCCTTTTCCCCTTTCTGTTTTGTTCCCTGGATGTATGCTCTCTGTGCCTTCCTCCTCTTCAGTGTCTCTGCTGGGTCCAAGCTACAGCCAGTTAGCGTGCCGACATTCCAACTTGCCTGTCTGATCTTAGTTTTCTGGGGTAGCTTCTTTAGCTGCGCATGTCCAAAGCTGGACCAAAGCCCTGGCCAGCTTTCCACCACATTGGGGTGGGGGCACTGTGCATCGTTTCTAGAATACCCCTCATTTTCTTGATTCATTTCAAGACTCAGTGTCAATTTATGCAAATTTTTACAACCAGCTGCACAACCTGATGCCAACCTTCAACTGGGCTTGGAATTGGTTCTGGCAGAGGAAAAGTATTCACATGAAATTCAGGGATCTGGAAAAAACCTCTGACTGAGTTCCAGGGGAAGTCCTCTGGTGGTGCATGAGGGGGAAGATTGTGCAGAACTTGGTGCAGTTTATTGGAGCCATATATGTCGGTGCAACACCAACAGTCAGAACTTCTGGTGCTGAAGCACATGAACTATCATTAAAGGTTGGAGTGCAAAAGGGATCAGCATAGAGCCCTTGTTTATCCTGGTCCTAGATACCGTCACAAGAAACATACAGAAGGAGGCACCTTGCTGCATGTGGtttgaaaatgaaattctgtGCCATGAGGAGAGGATCTTGATAAATGGAGAGATGTGTTGGAGAAACATGAGCTCAAAATAAGCAGAGGAAAAACAGGGCAGGGTGTGTAATTTCAGTAATGTGAACACTGACGAATTCTCCCTGAAACTAGATTGGCAGACAGGACTGAAAATGCAAAGTTTCAAGTATCTGGGTTCCCGAATCTGGGTTAGTGAAGGAGAATAGTAGAGCTCGGATAAGAAATGCCTGGCTCTAATGGAAAGAGATAAGCGGTGCAGAATGTGACAGGAAGAAACCAGTAAGATTCATAGGGAAAGTCTACAAAACGG
The nucleotide sequence above comes from Caretta caretta isolate rCarCar2 chromosome 1, rCarCar1.hap1, whole genome shotgun sequence. Encoded proteins:
- the LOC125622375 gene encoding cystatin-B isoform X1, translating into MQCGGLTGVRPATPETQQILDEVKLQVEEKEGKKFEVFTAVEFKTQLVAGINYFIKVHVGNEEFLHLRVFKSLPHENKPLSLSSYQSSKTKHDELTYF
- the LOC125622375 gene encoding cystatin-B isoform X2, translated to MTPVQVKLQVEEKEGKKFEVFTAVEFKTQLVAGINYFIKVHVGNEEFLHLRVFKSLPHENKPLSLSSYQSSKTKHDELTYF